In a genomic window of Nothobranchius furzeri strain GRZ-AD chromosome 14, NfurGRZ-RIMD1, whole genome shotgun sequence:
- the asmtl gene encoding probable bifunctional dTTP/UTP pyrophosphatase/methyltransferase protein yields MVLNPVISKLAGKLVVLASASPRRLEILRNAGLRFEVVPSWFKETLDKRLFKAPHEYAVETAKQKALEVARRMPLKHLKTPDVVIGADTIVTVDGIILEKPVDKHDAYRMLSSLSGKEHSVFTGVAIVLCHEKENEVDYQLIDFYEETKVKFADLSEDMLWEYINSGEPMDKAGSYGIQALGGMLVEYVHGDFLNVVGFPLNHFCRQLDIIYNHCPSISNKTNESVPLIHKDSQFSSELTQQSPRSCGDTPTRHNASPAHKVKRKDGDRESSWTPVNGLTELDEAELLNSESSSSPLIRSGERRTELNVTEHEHTEPKKEDLEQISKLLDGFKASKALFTASKLRVFDLLHTNAELDVEQVAQEIKASVRGTRCLLEACVSLGLLKTKEKSSRPVYRNTDLATRFLCSDAHFSLHGYIQYCNDVVWPLFSLLESAVLEGSSQREKLQESQSAAYNSQEVRLRFMSAMHCTARIGATAVAVAFDLSSYKTACDLGGCTGAVANELVKAHPELSVSVFDLPAVVELSEHFHPQHADNRVSFQAGDFFKDELPKADLYILVRVLHDLTDEKLHVLLSKVADACTPGCGLLLGEIFLEENRSGPSLGLLQALSMSEGKQRSATEYSQLLKNYGFITAHVKHTNGLLGAMLCIKA; encoded by the exons ATGGTGCTGAACCCAGTCATTTCCAAACTTGCTGGTAAACTGGTGGTGCTGGCCAGTGCCTCTCCTAGAAGACTAGAGATTCTCCGTAACGCG GGTTTGCGTTTTGAGGTAGTGCCATCTTGGTTTAAAGAAACCCTCGATAAGAGACTTTTCAAAGCACCTCATGAGTATGCTGTTGAGACGGCCAAGCAGAAGGCTCTGGAGGTGGCCAGGAGGATGCCTTTA aaacacctgaagacTCCAGACGTAGTCATTGGAGCAGACACGATTGTG ACTGTGGATGGCATAATTCTGGAGAAGCCAGTGGACAAACATGATGCATACAGGATGCTGTCAAG CCTGAGTGGGAAAGAGCATAGCGTTTTCACTGGTGTTGCTATCGTCCTCTGCCATGAGAAAGAAA ATGAGGTAGACTACCAGCTGATAGACTTCTATGAAGAAACAAAGGTGAAGTTTGCTGATCTCTCTGAAGATATGCTGTGGGAGTACATCAATAGTGGTGAACCCAT ggACAAGGCTGGCAGCTATGGCATTCAGGCTCTTGGTGGGATGCTGGTAGAGTACGTCCATGGAGATTTCTTAAATGTTGTGGGCTTCCCCCTCAACCACTTTTGCAGACAGCTGGACATCATTTACAACCACTGTCCCTCGATTTCCAACAAAACAAACGAGTCTGTCCCCCTGATCCACAAGGACTCTCAATTTTCATCAGAACTCACCCAGCAGTCACCTCGCTCCTGTGGAGACACACCCACTCGCCACAATGCCAGTCCAGCTCATAAA GTTAAAAGGAAAGATGGCGACAGAGAAAGTTCCTGGACACCTGTTAACGGCTTGACAGAACTCGATGAGGCTGAGCTTCTAAACTCTGAAAGTTCTTCATCACCATTAATAAGAAGTGGAGAACGAAGGACGGAGCTAAACGTTACGGAACATGAGCACACAGAACCTAAAAAAGAAGATTTGGAGCAGATTTCTAAACTTCTGGATGGATTCAAAGCATCCAAG gCCTTGTTTACAGCATCCAAGCTGCGTGTGTTTGACCTGCTGCACACCAACGCCGAGCTGGATGTAGAACAAGTCGCCCAGGAGATAAAAGCCTCTGTGAGGGGGACTCGGTGCCTCCTAGAAGCATGTGTCTCCCTAGGATTGTTGAAGACCAAAGAAAAAA GCTCCAGGCCTGTGTACCGGAACACAGATCTAGCTACACGTTTCTTGTGCTCGGATGCTCATTTCTCCCTTCATGGGTACATTCAGTACTGTAACGATGTAGTGTGGCCCCTCTTCTCCCTCCTTGAGAGTGCTGTCCTGGAGGGATCTAGTCAGCGGGAGAAGCTCCAGGAATCCCAG AGTGCTGCGTACAACAGCCAAGAAGTCCGACTGAGATTCATGAGCGCCATGCACTGCACTGCTAGGATCGGAGCGACAGCCGTAGCTGTGGCCTTTGACCTGTCCAGTTATAAAACTGCCTGTGACCTCGGAG GATGCACCGGTGCAGTGGCCAATGAGCTTGTTAAAGCTCACCCTGAACTCTCGGTTTCTGTGTTTGACTTACCTGCTGTTGTAGAGCTGAGTGAACATTTTCACCCGCAGCATGCAGACAACAGGGTGTCGTTCCAAGCTG GAGACTTTTTTAAAGATGAATTACCCAAAGCAGACCTGTACATCCTGGTCAGAGTCCTTCATGATTTGACTGATGagaagctgcatgttctcctgagTAAAGTTGCAGATGCATGCACTCCAG GCTGCGGCCTCCTGCTGGGAGAGATCTTTCTGGAGGAAAACCGAAGCGGTCCGAGTCTCGGGCTGCTGCAGGCTCTCAGCATGAGCGAGGGGAAACAGCGAAGCGCAACAGAGTACAGTCAGCTTTTGAAGAACTACGGTTTCATCACGGCGCATGTCAAACACACAAACGGCCTCCTGGGTGCAATGCTCTGTATAAAAGCATGA